A window from Vulcanimicrobium alpinum encodes these proteins:
- a CDS encoding FadR/GntR family transcriptional regulator: MSQVPQVDKHSGIGAIRSEKLYVLIAREIVRLIEEGRCRIGERLPPERVLIERFGVSRAPVREALSALELMGVVEARRGGGVFVTFTSPKVAPVFSAVSPEEIIEVRIALEPLAAGLAAKRAAKPEIDAIVSAADALIADAARDAYSPHADERFHTGIARASHNAIAARTLEDVHAAMRQPLWGLIRDRTVVAPEPRARNAEDHRAIADAIRRSDPHEAEQLMLRHLRWFEKTYWSAAPSIHAEHETRNS; this comes from the coding sequence GTGTCACAAGTACCACAAGTAGACAAGCACTCCGGGATCGGGGCGATCCGCTCGGAGAAGCTCTACGTCCTGATCGCCCGCGAGATCGTCCGGCTCATCGAGGAGGGCCGGTGCCGGATCGGCGAGCGCCTCCCGCCGGAGCGGGTGCTCATCGAGCGATTCGGGGTCAGTCGGGCACCCGTGCGCGAGGCGCTCTCCGCGCTCGAGCTGATGGGCGTCGTCGAAGCCCGCCGCGGGGGCGGCGTCTTCGTCACGTTCACCTCGCCGAAGGTCGCGCCCGTCTTCTCCGCGGTCAGCCCCGAGGAGATCATCGAGGTCCGCATCGCGCTGGAGCCGCTCGCGGCCGGCCTGGCCGCGAAGCGCGCCGCGAAGCCGGAGATCGACGCGATCGTCTCCGCCGCCGACGCGCTGATCGCCGACGCGGCGCGCGACGCCTACTCGCCGCACGCCGACGAGCGGTTTCACACCGGGATCGCGCGCGCGTCGCACAACGCGATCGCGGCTCGGACGCTCGAAGACGTCCACGCCGCGATGCGGCAGCCGCTGTGGGGGCTCATCCGCGATCGCACGGTCGTCGCGCCGGAGCCGCGGGCCCGCAACGCCGAGGACCATCGCGCGATCGCCGACGCGATCCGGCGTTCCGATCCCCACGAAGCCGAGCAGCTCATGCTGCGCCACCTGCGCTGGTTCGAGAAG
- a CDS encoding ABC-F family ATP-binding cassette domain-containing protein → MELLRFSGLARHYGAHEVFSDLAGVMRDGDKIGLVGPNGAGKSSLVRLLVGRDEPDGGTIARARERRLGYLAQDAAESGPATLRAAFDEALARGDAAEWEMRATLNRFDFAESDLDRPLREFSGGQRTRALLARTLLESPDWLVLDEPTNHLDLDTVRWLETFVARDPRAFVIVSHDRYFLETVAGRIWELDRGELAEYDVEPGRAYSDYLEQRETRREQQRRDFEAFQTERKRQKAVIDELRTHGSHNYSHVRSREKAFAKMGAVEAPRSEKRAISVALRAARRATGGPAVDVLGVAKAYDRPLFSGLTAHFVRGDRVAIVGPNGAGKSTFLRIISGELQPDRGSVRYGTGLRTAAYSQSSVDDLPAGRTAAEAVMQMGVTDEEARSLLGRLNLGGDAGDKPVEAFSGGERRRIMLARLMAQRADCLFLDEPTNDLDIPSREALEDVLASYEGALFVVSHDRYLLKRLAERVVAIRDGAATVFDGDYASYERAQHQGRAGTDAPRAAVPAKAEPVELDRRAAHEAKLELGRRKRAVADAEKRVADLDRKKAELELEFAAPGLYDDPDEVVRLQREMDRVNAESGAAMEAWELAVESLDGFTSC, encoded by the coding sequence ATGGAACTCCTGCGCTTCTCCGGCCTCGCGCGTCACTACGGCGCGCACGAGGTCTTCAGCGATCTCGCCGGCGTCATGCGCGACGGCGACAAGATCGGCCTGGTCGGCCCCAACGGCGCCGGGAAATCGTCGCTCGTCCGACTGCTCGTCGGCCGCGACGAACCCGACGGCGGGACGATCGCGCGCGCCCGCGAGCGGCGCCTCGGTTATCTCGCGCAGGACGCCGCCGAGAGCGGGCCGGCGACGCTCCGCGCCGCGTTCGACGAAGCGCTTGCGCGCGGCGACGCCGCCGAGTGGGAGATGCGTGCGACGCTCAACCGGTTCGATTTCGCCGAAAGCGACCTCGACCGTCCGCTGCGCGAGTTCTCCGGCGGTCAGCGTACCCGCGCGCTGCTCGCGCGCACCCTGCTCGAATCGCCGGATTGGCTCGTCCTCGACGAGCCGACCAACCATCTCGATCTCGATACGGTGCGCTGGCTCGAAACATTCGTCGCGCGCGATCCGCGCGCGTTCGTCATCGTCTCGCACGATCGCTATTTTCTCGAGACCGTCGCCGGACGGATCTGGGAACTCGATCGCGGAGAACTCGCCGAGTACGACGTGGAGCCCGGGCGGGCGTACAGCGACTACCTCGAACAGCGCGAGACGCGTCGCGAACAGCAGCGGCGCGACTTCGAGGCGTTTCAGACCGAGCGCAAGCGCCAGAAAGCCGTCATCGACGAGCTCCGCACGCACGGCTCGCACAACTACAGCCACGTGCGCAGCCGCGAGAAGGCGTTCGCGAAGATGGGCGCGGTCGAGGCGCCGCGCAGCGAGAAGCGCGCGATCTCCGTCGCGCTGCGCGCGGCGCGACGCGCGACCGGCGGCCCCGCGGTCGACGTGCTCGGCGTTGCGAAGGCGTACGACCGTCCGCTGTTCTCGGGGCTCACGGCGCACTTCGTGCGCGGCGACCGCGTCGCGATCGTGGGGCCGAACGGCGCCGGGAAGTCGACGTTTCTGCGGATCATCAGCGGCGAGCTACAGCCCGATCGCGGCAGCGTTCGTTACGGGACGGGTCTGCGCACCGCGGCGTACTCGCAAAGTTCCGTCGACGATCTCCCGGCCGGACGGACTGCCGCCGAAGCCGTGATGCAGATGGGGGTCACCGACGAAGAAGCGCGCTCGCTGCTCGGACGGCTCAACCTCGGCGGCGATGCCGGCGACAAGCCGGTCGAGGCGTTCTCCGGCGGCGAGCGGCGGCGCATCATGCTGGCACGGCTGATGGCGCAGCGCGCCGACTGCCTCTTCCTCGACGAGCCGACGAACGATCTCGACATCCCGAGCCGCGAAGCGCTCGAAGACGTGCTCGCCTCGTACGAGGGTGCGCTCTTCGTGGTTTCGCACGACCGCTATCTGCTCAAACGGCTCGCGGAACGCGTCGTCGCCATCCGCGACGGCGCGGCGACGGTGTTCGACGGCGATTACGCGTCGTACGAACGCGCGCAGCATCAGGGGCGGGCCGGGACCGATGCACCGCGCGCGGCGGTTCCCGCGAAAGCGGAACCGGTCGAACTCGACCGCCGCGCGGCGCACGAGGCGAAGCTGGAACTGGGCCGACGCAAGCGCGCCGTCGCGGACGCTGAAAAGCGCGTCGCCGATCTCGACCGCAAGAAAGCAGAACTGGAGCTGGAATTCGCGGCCCCGGGCCTCTACGACGATCCCGACGAGGTCGTCCGCCTGCAGCGCGAGATGGACCGCGTCAACGCTGAAAGCGGCGCGGCGATGGAGGCCTGGGAACTCGCCGTCGAGTCGCTCGACGGCTTCACATCCTGCTGA
- a CDS encoding phosphotransferase has product MTGAALPAQLGAFLRALHAIDPGSPIAARLPTDAIGRLDHRKRFPMAVERLRSLHDTGRIDDPAPLIASLASIAPQPGEGALHVVHGDLYARHLVVDDGGALRGVIDWGDLHLGDPALDLAAAEMLFEPAQRAEFDIGYGSVDARSRERARWRGIYHAAMTADYGLRIDDEPLAAASLAALRRLRRLPV; this is encoded by the coding sequence GTGACGGGCGCCGCGCTCCCCGCGCAGCTCGGCGCGTTTCTTCGCGCCTTGCACGCGATCGATCCGGGCTCGCCGATCGCTGCGCGGCTTCCGACCGATGCGATCGGCCGCCTCGATCACCGCAAGCGATTCCCCATGGCCGTCGAGCGGCTGCGCAGCCTGCACGACACGGGACGGATCGACGATCCCGCACCGCTGATCGCGTCGCTTGCGTCGATTGCGCCGCAGCCGGGCGAAGGCGCGCTGCACGTCGTTCACGGCGATCTCTACGCGCGACACCTCGTCGTCGACGACGGCGGGGCGCTGCGCGGGGTGATCGATTGGGGGGATCTGCACCTCGGCGATCCTGCTCTCGATCTCGCCGCCGCCGAGATGCTCTTCGAGCCCGCACAACGCGCCGAGTTCGACATCGGGTACGGGTCTGTCGATGCGCGCTCGCGCGAACGCGCGCGCTGGCGCGGGATCTATCACGCGGCGATGACGGCCGACTACGGGCTGCGCATCGACGACGAGCCGCTCGCCGCGGCGAGCCTCGCGGCGCTCCGGCGGCTGCGTCGCTTGCCGGTGTGA
- a CDS encoding DEAD/DEAH box helicase, with amino-acid sequence METFHPLVAEWFAARLGEPTEPQVHGWPLIRAGRDVLISAPTGSGKTLAAFSICLDGLVRRAAAGELPDETLVVYVSPLKALTNDVRKNLESPLAELLALAAQRETPLARIRTATRTGDTPQAERARMLRTPPHVLVTTPESLFILLTAEKSRALFAHVETVIVDEIHAMAADKRGSHLALTLARLDELVTREGGRAPQRIGLSATVRPLETVAQFLSPNPEIVDVGHRRAMTLAVEVPRYELGPVASTELWAETYDRIADLVRAHRTTLIFVSTRRMSERIAFALASRLGEGAVLPHHGSLSRELRFDAENRLKNGELRAVVATASLELGIDIGSVDLVVQIGSPRAIAVALQRVGRSGHWVGAKPEGRFFPTTRDELLECAALVRAIGSGAMDALRIPDAPLDILAQQIVAACAAGEWEVDALFAAVRRAYPYRSLTRKDFDDVVTMLADGLATSRGRSGAYLHLDRVNGIVRARRGARMAAITSGGAIPETANYNVVVEPDGHVVGTVDEDFAVESMAGDIFLLGTTSWQIRRVESGVVRVVDAQGAPPSIPFWNGESPGRTRELSREVAALREAIDERDDDAAIALLESECGLDRAGAEQCVAYLRAGRLILGTVPTQRTLVAERFFDEAGGMQLILHTPFGARINRAWGLALRKKFCRSFNVELQAAATDNGICLSLTEQHAFPLDVVFEYVKSAGVEYTLTQALLDAPMFGARWRWNATRALAILRMRGGKKVAPQLQRMRAEDLMAAVFPDQVACAENLSGPICIPDHVLVRETIDNCLHEAMDLDGLTEVLQGIESGAIRTVAVDTPEPSPFCHEILNANPYAYLDDAPLEERRARAVTLRRTLRTDPEAGAGILDPAAIAEVVESSHPLVRDADELHDALATLVIVPPNPEWTGWYDELVAQRRATTLDTGGAAFWTSAERLAVARLAYPDAACAPEIAAIAAAPLPPTREEAFAEIVRGWLESSGPTTIPELCSRFAVDAAAVEAALLRIESEGQVLRGRFRGGDVEEWCNRRVLARIHRLTLGMLRREIEPVTTADYVRFVHRWQHVAPGSRLHGVDGTMHVIVQLEGYEIPAAAWEASILPARVAGYKREYLDQLCYAGDVMWGRLSPHPALAPGESPAERRRRIRPTKLAPIALFAREDAESLVVRDAHDDAALSHAAREVLDAIARRGAPFFADIVRETKRLPSEVEEALWQLVAAGLVTADGFDALRSLIDAKRRLGDKGLRARPRSSSGRWTLLSSETERIEPETFARRLLARWGVVFRDIVKRETLAPPWREVLVALRRMEARGEIRGGRFITGYAGEQFALPDAIEALRAARRSATDADVVDVSDYDPLKIAASLLPGAPPRPLAVASR; translated from the coding sequence GTGGAGACGTTTCATCCGCTGGTCGCCGAGTGGTTTGCCGCCCGGCTCGGCGAGCCGACCGAACCGCAAGTCCACGGCTGGCCATTGATCCGCGCCGGCCGCGACGTGCTGATCTCGGCGCCGACCGGCTCGGGGAAGACCCTGGCGGCGTTCTCGATCTGCCTCGACGGCCTCGTCCGCCGCGCCGCCGCCGGCGAACTCCCCGACGAGACGCTGGTCGTTTACGTCTCGCCGCTCAAAGCGCTCACGAACGACGTCCGCAAGAATCTTGAATCGCCGCTGGCGGAACTGCTCGCGCTGGCCGCGCAGCGCGAGACCCCGCTGGCAAGGATCCGCACCGCGACGCGCACCGGGGACACGCCGCAAGCCGAACGCGCGCGCATGCTGCGCACGCCGCCGCATGTGCTCGTCACCACGCCGGAGTCGCTCTTCATCCTGCTCACGGCGGAAAAGTCGCGCGCACTCTTCGCGCACGTCGAAACCGTGATCGTCGACGAGATCCACGCGATGGCCGCGGACAAGCGCGGTTCCCACCTCGCGCTCACCCTCGCGCGCCTCGACGAGCTCGTCACCCGCGAAGGCGGCCGCGCACCGCAGCGCATCGGCCTCTCTGCGACGGTTCGCCCGCTCGAAACCGTTGCGCAATTCCTCAGCCCGAATCCCGAGATCGTCGACGTCGGTCATCGCCGCGCGATGACGCTGGCGGTCGAGGTGCCGCGCTACGAGCTCGGCCCGGTCGCGTCGACGGAGCTGTGGGCCGAAACCTACGACCGCATCGCCGACTTGGTGCGCGCGCATCGCACGACGCTGATCTTCGTGAGCACGCGCCGCATGAGCGAGCGGATCGCGTTTGCGCTCGCCTCGCGTCTGGGTGAAGGCGCCGTCCTCCCGCACCACGGCAGCCTCTCGCGCGAGCTGCGGTTCGACGCCGAGAACCGGTTGAAGAACGGCGAGCTGCGCGCGGTCGTCGCGACGGCCTCGCTCGAGCTCGGGATCGATATCGGATCGGTCGATCTCGTCGTGCAGATCGGCTCGCCGCGTGCGATCGCGGTCGCACTGCAGCGGGTCGGCCGGTCCGGGCATTGGGTCGGCGCGAAACCGGAAGGCCGCTTCTTCCCGACGACGCGCGACGAGCTGCTCGAATGCGCTGCGCTGGTTCGCGCGATCGGCAGCGGCGCGATGGACGCGCTGCGCATCCCCGATGCGCCGCTGGACATCCTCGCCCAGCAGATCGTCGCCGCCTGCGCCGCCGGCGAGTGGGAGGTCGACGCGCTCTTCGCCGCGGTGCGCCGCGCGTATCCGTACCGCTCGCTGACGCGTAAGGACTTCGACGACGTCGTGACCATGCTCGCCGACGGTCTGGCGACCTCGCGCGGACGCAGCGGCGCGTACCTCCACCTCGACCGCGTCAACGGGATCGTGCGCGCACGCCGCGGCGCGCGGATGGCGGCGATCACGTCGGGCGGCGCGATCCCCGAGACCGCCAACTACAACGTCGTCGTCGAACCCGACGGCCACGTCGTGGGAACCGTCGACGAAGACTTCGCCGTCGAGAGCATGGCCGGCGACATCTTTCTGCTCGGCACGACCTCGTGGCAGATCCGGCGCGTGGAGAGCGGCGTCGTGCGCGTTGTCGACGCGCAGGGCGCGCCGCCGTCGATCCCGTTCTGGAACGGCGAGTCGCCGGGCCGCACCCGCGAGCTCTCGCGTGAAGTCGCCGCCCTGCGCGAAGCGATCGACGAACGTGACGACGACGCCGCGATCGCGCTGCTCGAATCCGAGTGCGGCCTCGATCGCGCCGGCGCCGAGCAATGCGTCGCGTACCTGCGCGCCGGGCGGCTGATCCTGGGAACGGTGCCGACGCAGCGGACGCTGGTCGCCGAGCGATTCTTCGACGAAGCGGGTGGGATGCAGCTGATCCTGCACACGCCGTTCGGCGCGCGGATCAATCGCGCGTGGGGGCTGGCGCTGCGCAAGAAGTTCTGCCGCTCCTTCAACGTCGAACTGCAGGCGGCGGCGACCGACAACGGGATCTGCCTCTCGCTCACCGAGCAGCACGCGTTTCCGCTCGACGTCGTCTTCGAATACGTCAAGTCGGCCGGGGTCGAATACACGCTCACGCAGGCGCTGCTCGACGCGCCGATGTTCGGCGCACGGTGGCGCTGGAACGCGACGCGCGCGCTCGCGATCCTGCGCATGCGGGGCGGGAAGAAGGTCGCGCCGCAGCTGCAGCGGATGCGCGCCGAGGACCTGATGGCCGCGGTGTTTCCCGACCAAGTCGCGTGCGCGGAGAACTTGAGCGGTCCGATCTGCATCCCCGATCACGTCCTCGTCCGCGAGACGATCGATAACTGTCTGCACGAGGCGATGGATCTCGACGGGCTCACGGAGGTGCTGCAGGGGATCGAGAGCGGCGCGATCCGCACGGTCGCGGTCGACACGCCGGAGCCCTCGCCGTTCTGTCACGAGATCCTCAACGCGAACCCGTACGCATACCTCGACGATGCTCCGCTCGAGGAGCGGCGCGCGCGCGCCGTGACCCTGCGCCGCACGCTCCGCACCGATCCCGAAGCCGGTGCCGGGATTCTCGATCCCGCGGCGATCGCGGAGGTCGTCGAGTCGTCGCATCCGCTGGTGCGCGATGCCGACGAACTCCACGACGCGCTGGCGACGCTCGTAATCGTCCCGCCGAATCCGGAGTGGACCGGCTGGTACGACGAACTCGTCGCCCAGCGCCGCGCGACGACGCTCGATACCGGCGGCGCAGCGTTCTGGACCAGCGCCGAGCGGCTTGCCGTCGCGCGCCTCGCGTATCCCGACGCGGCGTGCGCGCCGGAGATCGCGGCGATCGCCGCGGCGCCGCTGCCTCCGACGCGTGAAGAGGCGTTCGCCGAGATCGTGCGCGGCTGGCTCGAGTCGAGCGGCCCGACCACGATTCCGGAGCTGTGCAGCCGGTTCGCCGTCGATGCCGCGGCGGTCGAAGCGGCGTTGCTGCGCATTGAATCCGAAGGCCAAGTGCTGCGCGGACGGTTCCGCGGCGGCGACGTCGAGGAGTGGTGCAATCGACGCGTGCTCGCGCGCATCCATCGCCTCACGCTGGGGATGCTGCGGCGCGAGATCGAGCCGGTCACCACCGCTGACTACGTGCGCTTCGTCCACCGCTGGCAGCACGTCGCGCCCGGATCGCGTCTGCACGGCGTCGACGGGACGATGCACGTGATCGTGCAGCTCGAAGGCTACGAGATCCCGGCGGCCGCGTGGGAGGCGTCGATCCTGCCGGCGCGCGTCGCGGGGTACAAGCGCGAGTACCTCGATCAGTTATGCTACGCCGGCGACGTGATGTGGGGAAGGCTCTCGCCGCATCCGGCGCTGGCGCCCGGCGAGTCGCCGGCGGAGCGGCGCCGCCGCATCCGGCCGACGAAGCTTGCGCCGATCGCGCTGTTCGCGCGCGAAGACGCCGAGTCGCTCGTCGTGCGCGACGCGCACGACGATGCGGCGCTCTCGCACGCCGCGCGCGAGGTGCTCGACGCGATCGCCAGGCGCGGCGCACCGTTCTTCGCCGACATCGTGCGCGAAACGAAACGGCTGCCGAGCGAAGTGGAAGAAGCGCTCTGGCAGCTCGTCGCCGCGGGGCTCGTCACCGCCGACGGATTCGATGCGCTGCGGTCGCTGATCGACGCGAAGCGCCGGCTCGGCGACAAAGGGCTGCGCGCGCGCCCGCGCTCCTCGAGCGGTCGCTGGACGCTGCTGTCCTCCGAAACGGAACGGATCGAGCCCGAGACGTTCGCGCGGCGCCTGCTCGCGCGGTGGGGCGTCGTGTTCCGCGACATCGTCAAGCGCGAGACGCTCGCGCCGCCGTGGCGCGAGGTCCTCGTCGCGCTGCGCCGGATGGAAGCGCGCGGCGAGATCCGCGGCGGCCGTTTCATCACCGGCTACGCCGGCGAACAGTTCGCGCTCCCCGACGCGATCGAAGCGCTCCGCGCCGCACGCCGCAGCGCGACCGACGCCGACGTCGTCGACGTCTCCGACTACGATCCGCTGAAGATCGCTGCCTCGCTCCTCCCCGGCGCCCCGCCCCGCCCCCTCGCCGTCGCATCACGCTGA
- a CDS encoding alkaline phosphatase family protein: MANDEVTCDDAQGTGDHVDSHRKPALAIGPHIRRGFVDQTHYSQTSILRTVEVLFGLDPLNVYDAAATPIAGAFAKRAGEHRSKVTLEKNPGKAVSLVLPLDGPESEAIPDQRR; this comes from the coding sequence CTGGCGAACGATGAGGTCACCTGCGACGACGCGCAAGGGACCGGCGACCACGTAGACTCGCATCGCAAGCCCGCGCTCGCGATCGGACCGCACATCCGGCGCGGCTTCGTCGACCAAACGCACTACAGCCAAACGTCGATCCTGCGCACGGTCGAAGTGCTGTTCGGACTCGACCCGCTCAACGTCTACGACGCAGCGGCGACGCCGATCGCCGGCGCGTTCGCAAAGCGAGCCGGTGAGCACCGGAGCAAGGTGACCCTCGAGAAGAATCCCGGCAAAGCGGTCTCGCTCGTGCTGCCGCTCGACGGCCCGGAGTCGGAAGCGATCCCGGATCAACGGCGCTGA
- a CDS encoding phosphotransferase: MSSRLQWTPEITVSAELARGLVAAQFPALAHAPLAPFGNGWDNTAFLVGDVVFRFPRRTIAVPLLEREIAILPLLAPLLPAAIPVPSYTGVASDAYPGPSPGMTGSPERRCAARA, encoded by the coding sequence ATGTCGAGCCGGCTGCAGTGGACGCCTGAGATCACCGTATCCGCCGAGCTTGCGCGCGGACTCGTTGCGGCGCAGTTTCCCGCGCTCGCTCACGCACCGCTCGCGCCGTTCGGAAACGGCTGGGACAATACGGCGTTTCTCGTCGGCGACGTCGTCTTTCGCTTTCCTCGCCGCACGATCGCCGTGCCGCTGCTCGAACGCGAGATCGCGATCCTCCCGTTGCTCGCACCGTTGCTGCCGGCCGCGATCCCAGTCCCGAGCTACACGGGCGTCGCAAGTGACGCGTACCCTGGCCCTTCGCCGGGTATGACCGGATCGCCGGAACGACGCTGTGCCGCGCGAGCGTGA